A window from Gallus gallus isolate bGalGal1 chromosome 5, bGalGal1.mat.broiler.GRCg7b, whole genome shotgun sequence encodes these proteins:
- the PTDSS2 gene encoding phosphatidylserine synthase 2 isoform X5 codes for MKYIDPHLGVPLPERDYGGNCLIYDPGNESDPFHNIWDKLDGFVPAHFFGWYLKTLMIRDWWMCMIISVMFEFLEYSLEHQLPNFSECWWDHWIMDVILCNGLGIYCGMKTLSWLSLKTYKWQGLWNIPTYKGKMKRIVFQFTPYSWVKFEWKPASSLRRWLAVCGIIFVFLLAELNTFYLKFVLWMPPEHYLVLLRLVFFVNVGGVAMREIYDFMDDPKFHKKLGQQAWLVAAITATEFLIVVKYDPYTLTLSLPFYITQCWILGIILVLTWTAWRFFIRDITLRYKEIRRQKQEHKYEKDKCLSNGDGHSSILDEQNGSKLRERKL; via the exons ATGAAGTACATTGATCCACATTTAGGTGTTCCTTTGCCAGAAAGAGACTATGGTGGCAACTGCCTTATTTATGACCCTGGCAACGAAAGTGATCCATTTCACAACATCTGG gaCAAACTGGATGGATTTGTTCCTGCTCACTTCTTTGGCTGGTACCTGAAG ACACTGATGATTCGAGACTGGTGGATGTGTATGATCATCAGTGTAATGTTTGAATTTCTGGAGTACAGTCTGGAACACCAGCTTCCAAACTTCAGTGAATGTTGGTGGGATCAC tggATAATGGATGTGATCTTATGTAATGGATTAGGAATTTACTGTGGGATGAAGACTCtttcttggctttctttgaaaacataCAAATGGCAAGGACTTTGGAACATTCCTACATACAA aGGTAAAATGAAGAGAATTGTCTTCCAGTTCACCCCATATAGCTGGGTCAAATTTGAGTGGAAGCCAGCATCCAGCTTACGGAGATGGCTAGCAGTTTGTGGCATTATCTTTGTA ttTTTATTGGCAGAGCTGAACACATTTTACTTGAAGTTTGTCCTTTGGATGCCACCAGAACACTACTTGGTCCTGTTACGGCTTGTCTTTTTTGTCAATGTGGGAGGTGTGGCTATGAGGGAGATCTACGACTTCATGGATGACCC GAAATTCCATAAGAAATTGGGTCAGCAGGCTTGGCTGGTTGCTGCTATTACTGCCACGGAATTTCTGATTGTTGTGAAGTACGATCCCTATACGCTCACACTGTCTCTTCCTTTCTACATTACCCAGTGCTGGATCTTGGGGATTATACTCGTGCTCACCTGGACAGCCTGGCGCTTTTTTATTCG agatATCACGTTGAGATATAAGGAGATCAGGCGACAGAAGCAAGAGCACAAGTATGAAAAGGACAAATGCTTGAGCAATGGTGATGGACATTCTTCAATACTGGATGAACAGAATGGGAGCAAACTAAGGGAAAGGAAACTTTGA
- the PTDSS2 gene encoding phosphatidylserine synthase 2, with product MRRGERRGPAGPLGKAALEEQHQQPNGGSPPPGPERDGPALGLRRSTESEVYDDGTNTFFWRAHTLTVLFILTCALGYVTLLEETPQDTAYNTKRGIVASILVFLCFGVTQAKDGPFSRPHPAYWRFWLCVSVVYELFLIFILFQTVQDGRQFMKYIDPHLGVPLPERDYGGNCLIYDPGNESDPFHNIWDKLDGFVPAHFFGWYLKTLMIRDWWMCMIISVMFEFLEYSLEHQLPNFSECWWDHWIMDVILCNGLGIYCGMKTLSWLSLKTYKWQGLWNIPTYKGKMKRIVFQFTPYSWVKFEWKPASSLRRWLAVCGIIFVFLLAELNTFYLKFVLWMPPEHYLVLLRLVFFVNVGGVAMREIYDFMDDPKFHKKLGQQAWLVAAITATEFLIVVKYDPYTLTLSLPFYITQCWILGIILVLTWTAWRFFIRDITLRYKEIRRQKQEHKYEKDKCLSNGDGHSSILDEQNGSKLRERKL from the exons ATGAGGCGCGGCGAGCGCCGAGGTCCCGCCGGGCCGCTGGGTAAGGCCgccctggaggagcagcaccagcagcccaACGGCGgctccccgccgcccggccccgagAGGGACGGCCCCGCGCTCGGCCTCCGCCGCAGCACCGAGTCTGAGGTCTACGACGACGGCACCAACACGTTCTTCTG GAGAGCTCATACCCTGACAGTTCTGTTCATCCTCACCTGTGCGCTGGGATACGTAACCTTACTTGAAGAAACACCTCAAGACACAGCCTACAATACAAAGAG AGGTATTGTTGCCAGTATTTTGGTTTTCCTGTGTTTTGGAGTTACACAGGCTAAAGATGGACCATTTTCAAGACCTCATCCAG CCTACTGGAGGTTTTGGCTGTGTGTCAGCGTTGTGTATGAgctcttcctcatcttcataCTCTTCCAG aCCGTACAAGATGGCAGACAGTTTATGAAGTACATTGATCCACATTTAGGTGTTCCTTTGCCAGAAAGAGACTATGGTGGCAACTGCCTTATTTATGACCCTGGCAACGAAAGTGATCCATTTCACAACATCTGG gaCAAACTGGATGGATTTGTTCCTGCTCACTTCTTTGGCTGGTACCTGAAG ACACTGATGATTCGAGACTGGTGGATGTGTATGATCATCAGTGTAATGTTTGAATTTCTGGAGTACAGTCTGGAACACCAGCTTCCAAACTTCAGTGAATGTTGGTGGGATCAC tggATAATGGATGTGATCTTATGTAATGGATTAGGAATTTACTGTGGGATGAAGACTCtttcttggctttctttgaaaacataCAAATGGCAAGGACTTTGGAACATTCCTACATACAA aGGTAAAATGAAGAGAATTGTCTTCCAGTTCACCCCATATAGCTGGGTCAAATTTGAGTGGAAGCCAGCATCCAGCTTACGGAGATGGCTAGCAGTTTGTGGCATTATCTTTGTA ttTTTATTGGCAGAGCTGAACACATTTTACTTGAAGTTTGTCCTTTGGATGCCACCAGAACACTACTTGGTCCTGTTACGGCTTGTCTTTTTTGTCAATGTGGGAGGTGTGGCTATGAGGGAGATCTACGACTTCATGGATGACCC GAAATTCCATAAGAAATTGGGTCAGCAGGCTTGGCTGGTTGCTGCTATTACTGCCACGGAATTTCTGATTGTTGTGAAGTACGATCCCTATACGCTCACACTGTCTCTTCCTTTCTACATTACCCAGTGCTGGATCTTGGGGATTATACTCGTGCTCACCTGGACAGCCTGGCGCTTTTTTATTCG agatATCACGTTGAGATATAAGGAGATCAGGCGACAGAAGCAAGAGCACAAGTATGAAAAGGACAAATGCTTGAGCAATGGTGATGGACATTCTTCAATACTGGATGAACAGAATGGGAGCAAACTAAGGGAAAGGAAACTTTGA
- the PTDSS2 gene encoding phosphatidylserine synthase 2 isoform X1: MENGRAHTLTVLFILTCALGYVTLLEETPQDTAYNTKRGIVASILVFLCFGVTQAKDGPFSRPHPAYWRFWLCVSVVYELFLIFILFQTVQDGRQFMKYIDPHLGVPLPERDYGGNCLIYDPGNESDPFHNIWDKLDGFVPAHFFGWYLKTLMIRDWWMCMIISVMFEFLEYSLEHQLPNFSECWWDHWIMDVILCNGLGIYCGMKTLSWLSLKTYKWQGLWNIPTYKGKMKRIVFQFTPYSWVKFEWKPASSLRRWLAVCGIIFVFLLAELNTFYLKFVLWMPPEHYLVLLRLVFFVNVGGVAMREIYDFMDDPKFHKKLGQQAWLVAAITATEFLIVVKYDPYTLTLSLPFYITQCWILGIILVLTWTAWRFFIRDITLRYKEIRRQKQEHKYEKDKCLSNGDGHSSILDEQNGSKLRERKL, translated from the exons ATGGAAAATGG GAGAGCTCATACCCTGACAGTTCTGTTCATCCTCACCTGTGCGCTGGGATACGTAACCTTACTTGAAGAAACACCTCAAGACACAGCCTACAATACAAAGAG AGGTATTGTTGCCAGTATTTTGGTTTTCCTGTGTTTTGGAGTTACACAGGCTAAAGATGGACCATTTTCAAGACCTCATCCAG CCTACTGGAGGTTTTGGCTGTGTGTCAGCGTTGTGTATGAgctcttcctcatcttcataCTCTTCCAG aCCGTACAAGATGGCAGACAGTTTATGAAGTACATTGATCCACATTTAGGTGTTCCTTTGCCAGAAAGAGACTATGGTGGCAACTGCCTTATTTATGACCCTGGCAACGAAAGTGATCCATTTCACAACATCTGG gaCAAACTGGATGGATTTGTTCCTGCTCACTTCTTTGGCTGGTACCTGAAG ACACTGATGATTCGAGACTGGTGGATGTGTATGATCATCAGTGTAATGTTTGAATTTCTGGAGTACAGTCTGGAACACCAGCTTCCAAACTTCAGTGAATGTTGGTGGGATCAC tggATAATGGATGTGATCTTATGTAATGGATTAGGAATTTACTGTGGGATGAAGACTCtttcttggctttctttgaaaacataCAAATGGCAAGGACTTTGGAACATTCCTACATACAA aGGTAAAATGAAGAGAATTGTCTTCCAGTTCACCCCATATAGCTGGGTCAAATTTGAGTGGAAGCCAGCATCCAGCTTACGGAGATGGCTAGCAGTTTGTGGCATTATCTTTGTA ttTTTATTGGCAGAGCTGAACACATTTTACTTGAAGTTTGTCCTTTGGATGCCACCAGAACACTACTTGGTCCTGTTACGGCTTGTCTTTTTTGTCAATGTGGGAGGTGTGGCTATGAGGGAGATCTACGACTTCATGGATGACCC GAAATTCCATAAGAAATTGGGTCAGCAGGCTTGGCTGGTTGCTGCTATTACTGCCACGGAATTTCTGATTGTTGTGAAGTACGATCCCTATACGCTCACACTGTCTCTTCCTTTCTACATTACCCAGTGCTGGATCTTGGGGATTATACTCGTGCTCACCTGGACAGCCTGGCGCTTTTTTATTCG agatATCACGTTGAGATATAAGGAGATCAGGCGACAGAAGCAAGAGCACAAGTATGAAAAGGACAAATGCTTGAGCAATGGTGATGGACATTCTTCAATACTGGATGAACAGAATGGGAGCAAACTAAGGGAAAGGAAACTTTGA
- the PTDSS2 gene encoding phosphatidylserine synthase 2 isoform X3, with the protein MRAHTLTVLFILTCALGYVTLLEETPQDTAYNTKRGIVASILVFLCFGVTQAKDGPFSRPHPAYWRFWLCVSVVYELFLIFILFQTVQDGRQFMKYIDPHLGVPLPERDYGGNCLIYDPGNESDPFHNIWDKLDGFVPAHFFGWYLKTLMIRDWWMCMIISVMFEFLEYSLEHQLPNFSECWWDHWIMDVILCNGLGIYCGMKTLSWLSLKTYKWQGLWNIPTYKGKMKRIVFQFTPYSWVKFEWKPASSLRRWLAVCGIIFVFLLAELNTFYLKFVLWMPPEHYLVLLRLVFFVNVGGVAMREIYDFMDDPKFHKKLGQQAWLVAAITATEFLIVVKYDPYTLTLSLPFYITQCWILGIILVLTWTAWRFFIRDITLRYKEIRRQKQEHKYEKDKCLSNGDGHSSILDEQNGSKLRERKL; encoded by the exons AT GAGAGCTCATACCCTGACAGTTCTGTTCATCCTCACCTGTGCGCTGGGATACGTAACCTTACTTGAAGAAACACCTCAAGACACAGCCTACAATACAAAGAG AGGTATTGTTGCCAGTATTTTGGTTTTCCTGTGTTTTGGAGTTACACAGGCTAAAGATGGACCATTTTCAAGACCTCATCCAG CCTACTGGAGGTTTTGGCTGTGTGTCAGCGTTGTGTATGAgctcttcctcatcttcataCTCTTCCAG aCCGTACAAGATGGCAGACAGTTTATGAAGTACATTGATCCACATTTAGGTGTTCCTTTGCCAGAAAGAGACTATGGTGGCAACTGCCTTATTTATGACCCTGGCAACGAAAGTGATCCATTTCACAACATCTGG gaCAAACTGGATGGATTTGTTCCTGCTCACTTCTTTGGCTGGTACCTGAAG ACACTGATGATTCGAGACTGGTGGATGTGTATGATCATCAGTGTAATGTTTGAATTTCTGGAGTACAGTCTGGAACACCAGCTTCCAAACTTCAGTGAATGTTGGTGGGATCAC tggATAATGGATGTGATCTTATGTAATGGATTAGGAATTTACTGTGGGATGAAGACTCtttcttggctttctttgaaaacataCAAATGGCAAGGACTTTGGAACATTCCTACATACAA aGGTAAAATGAAGAGAATTGTCTTCCAGTTCACCCCATATAGCTGGGTCAAATTTGAGTGGAAGCCAGCATCCAGCTTACGGAGATGGCTAGCAGTTTGTGGCATTATCTTTGTA ttTTTATTGGCAGAGCTGAACACATTTTACTTGAAGTTTGTCCTTTGGATGCCACCAGAACACTACTTGGTCCTGTTACGGCTTGTCTTTTTTGTCAATGTGGGAGGTGTGGCTATGAGGGAGATCTACGACTTCATGGATGACCC GAAATTCCATAAGAAATTGGGTCAGCAGGCTTGGCTGGTTGCTGCTATTACTGCCACGGAATTTCTGATTGTTGTGAAGTACGATCCCTATACGCTCACACTGTCTCTTCCTTTCTACATTACCCAGTGCTGGATCTTGGGGATTATACTCGTGCTCACCTGGACAGCCTGGCGCTTTTTTATTCG agatATCACGTTGAGATATAAGGAGATCAGGCGACAGAAGCAAGAGCACAAGTATGAAAAGGACAAATGCTTGAGCAATGGTGATGGACATTCTTCAATACTGGATGAACAGAATGGGAGCAAACTAAGGGAAAGGAAACTTTGA
- the PTDSS2 gene encoding phosphatidylserine synthase 2 isoform X2 — protein MRRAHTLTVLFILTCALGYVTLLEETPQDTAYNTKRGIVASILVFLCFGVTQAKDGPFSRPHPAYWRFWLCVSVVYELFLIFILFQTVQDGRQFMKYIDPHLGVPLPERDYGGNCLIYDPGNESDPFHNIWDKLDGFVPAHFFGWYLKTLMIRDWWMCMIISVMFEFLEYSLEHQLPNFSECWWDHWIMDVILCNGLGIYCGMKTLSWLSLKTYKWQGLWNIPTYKGKMKRIVFQFTPYSWVKFEWKPASSLRRWLAVCGIIFVFLLAELNTFYLKFVLWMPPEHYLVLLRLVFFVNVGGVAMREIYDFMDDPKFHKKLGQQAWLVAAITATEFLIVVKYDPYTLTLSLPFYITQCWILGIILVLTWTAWRFFIRDITLRYKEIRRQKQEHKYEKDKCLSNGDGHSSILDEQNGSKLRERKL, from the exons ATGAG GAGAGCTCATACCCTGACAGTTCTGTTCATCCTCACCTGTGCGCTGGGATACGTAACCTTACTTGAAGAAACACCTCAAGACACAGCCTACAATACAAAGAG AGGTATTGTTGCCAGTATTTTGGTTTTCCTGTGTTTTGGAGTTACACAGGCTAAAGATGGACCATTTTCAAGACCTCATCCAG CCTACTGGAGGTTTTGGCTGTGTGTCAGCGTTGTGTATGAgctcttcctcatcttcataCTCTTCCAG aCCGTACAAGATGGCAGACAGTTTATGAAGTACATTGATCCACATTTAGGTGTTCCTTTGCCAGAAAGAGACTATGGTGGCAACTGCCTTATTTATGACCCTGGCAACGAAAGTGATCCATTTCACAACATCTGG gaCAAACTGGATGGATTTGTTCCTGCTCACTTCTTTGGCTGGTACCTGAAG ACACTGATGATTCGAGACTGGTGGATGTGTATGATCATCAGTGTAATGTTTGAATTTCTGGAGTACAGTCTGGAACACCAGCTTCCAAACTTCAGTGAATGTTGGTGGGATCAC tggATAATGGATGTGATCTTATGTAATGGATTAGGAATTTACTGTGGGATGAAGACTCtttcttggctttctttgaaaacataCAAATGGCAAGGACTTTGGAACATTCCTACATACAA aGGTAAAATGAAGAGAATTGTCTTCCAGTTCACCCCATATAGCTGGGTCAAATTTGAGTGGAAGCCAGCATCCAGCTTACGGAGATGGCTAGCAGTTTGTGGCATTATCTTTGTA ttTTTATTGGCAGAGCTGAACACATTTTACTTGAAGTTTGTCCTTTGGATGCCACCAGAACACTACTTGGTCCTGTTACGGCTTGTCTTTTTTGTCAATGTGGGAGGTGTGGCTATGAGGGAGATCTACGACTTCATGGATGACCC GAAATTCCATAAGAAATTGGGTCAGCAGGCTTGGCTGGTTGCTGCTATTACTGCCACGGAATTTCTGATTGTTGTGAAGTACGATCCCTATACGCTCACACTGTCTCTTCCTTTCTACATTACCCAGTGCTGGATCTTGGGGATTATACTCGTGCTCACCTGGACAGCCTGGCGCTTTTTTATTCG agatATCACGTTGAGATATAAGGAGATCAGGCGACAGAAGCAAGAGCACAAGTATGAAAAGGACAAATGCTTGAGCAATGGTGATGGACATTCTTCAATACTGGATGAACAGAATGGGAGCAAACTAAGGGAAAGGAAACTTTGA
- the PTDSS2 gene encoding phosphatidylserine synthase 2 isoform X4 — translation MRRGERRGPAGPLGKAALEEQHQQPNGGSPPPGPERDGPALGLRRSTESEVYDDGTNTFFWRAHTLTVLFILTCALGYVTLLEETPQDTAYNTKRGIVASILVFLCFGVTQAKDGPFSRPHPAYWRFWLCVSVVYELFLIFILFQTVQDGRQFMKYIDPHLGVPLPERDYGGNCLIYDPGNESDPFHNIWDKLDGFVPAHFFGWYLKTLMIRDWWMCMIISVMFEFLEYSLEHQLPNFSECWWDHWIMDVILCNGLGIYCGMKTLSWLSLKTYKWQGLWNIPTYKGKMKRIVFQFTPYSWVKFEWKPASSLRRWLAVCGIIFVFLLAELNTFYLKFVLWMPPEHYLVLLRLVFFVNVGGVAMREIYDFMDDPPVKVCCVSLLPISCPA, via the exons ATGAGGCGCGGCGAGCGCCGAGGTCCCGCCGGGCCGCTGGGTAAGGCCgccctggaggagcagcaccagcagcccaACGGCGgctccccgccgcccggccccgagAGGGACGGCCCCGCGCTCGGCCTCCGCCGCAGCACCGAGTCTGAGGTCTACGACGACGGCACCAACACGTTCTTCTG GAGAGCTCATACCCTGACAGTTCTGTTCATCCTCACCTGTGCGCTGGGATACGTAACCTTACTTGAAGAAACACCTCAAGACACAGCCTACAATACAAAGAG AGGTATTGTTGCCAGTATTTTGGTTTTCCTGTGTTTTGGAGTTACACAGGCTAAAGATGGACCATTTTCAAGACCTCATCCAG CCTACTGGAGGTTTTGGCTGTGTGTCAGCGTTGTGTATGAgctcttcctcatcttcataCTCTTCCAG aCCGTACAAGATGGCAGACAGTTTATGAAGTACATTGATCCACATTTAGGTGTTCCTTTGCCAGAAAGAGACTATGGTGGCAACTGCCTTATTTATGACCCTGGCAACGAAAGTGATCCATTTCACAACATCTGG gaCAAACTGGATGGATTTGTTCCTGCTCACTTCTTTGGCTGGTACCTGAAG ACACTGATGATTCGAGACTGGTGGATGTGTATGATCATCAGTGTAATGTTTGAATTTCTGGAGTACAGTCTGGAACACCAGCTTCCAAACTTCAGTGAATGTTGGTGGGATCAC tggATAATGGATGTGATCTTATGTAATGGATTAGGAATTTACTGTGGGATGAAGACTCtttcttggctttctttgaaaacataCAAATGGCAAGGACTTTGGAACATTCCTACATACAA aGGTAAAATGAAGAGAATTGTCTTCCAGTTCACCCCATATAGCTGGGTCAAATTTGAGTGGAAGCCAGCATCCAGCTTACGGAGATGGCTAGCAGTTTGTGGCATTATCTTTGTA ttTTTATTGGCAGAGCTGAACACATTTTACTTGAAGTTTGTCCTTTGGATGCCACCAGAACACTACTTGGTCCTGTTACGGCTTGTCTTTTTTGTCAATGTGGGAGGTGTGGCTATGAGGGAGATCTACGACTTCATGGATGACCC CCCAGTGAAggtttgttgtgtttctttgctCCCCATCTCCTGTCCTGCATGA